From the genome of Maniola hyperantus chromosome 9, iAphHyp1.2, whole genome shotgun sequence:
AGCTATATGGAGTTTGTACGTGAAGATCTGCAAGCAGAAGGGCCTGACGGTAGACGTGAAGACGTCCGACTTCGAGCAACAGCTGGTTGTTATTATGAGGGCGTTGTTGGAACTGAAACGCATTTATAGAATCGCACAACGGAGGTCCAAGGACAAGTGAGTCGCTTTTCAGTTAAAAGAATGGTTCAAAACTTGTAAGTTGCCTATCTATCGGTATTCTATAGGATATAATTTCGGAGAGTTtgcccaagaactttttgacctggttcctgcttcacctttctactatcgtatcgCAAGGCAttgccaaggtctgcacccgtacgtagtcggaATTCCAaggacacgtacgaagcgatttacCTCCTCTCGTttttaattcgaaccgctattccagcatcagttttctcctccCATTTTATTATGGGTACAttcaagtcaaaagtgaataggcatcttctaggtaagcgcactccatcttaggctgtatcatcacttaccaccaggtctgattgcagccaagcgctagtctataatttaaaaaaaaaatgtttctaccctACTGACCTAGTAGGTAAATGGGTTGATACTTGGTGTTCTATACCGTAAAGTCAAGTAACATAAATGACGTAGGCAGGCGCATGCACTGCTCTTTTCACTTCTTCAAAACCTAAAATCTTATTCGCGCAATTTTTCTACTTCCATTCCTTGATTATGGTGACGTCTGCTACTTACCTACGAGAATGCAACTGAGCTGCGTGATGAACTAGATCGTCTTCAGaatttgtgtaggtaggtaggttttatattaATAACCTATTCGTTTTATAAGTCCCACCTTCCATCATTGTTGTACCTATTCTTCCTGTaaggtcactggtagagatctcatagagataagtgccttgtagctttttctttttactgttaCATTGGcattcctacctacctacaaataagtaaataaaataaaaaacttagttCTCTACGTCAAAATTTGTTTGAAGAAGAGTAAAAACAGTCATTtaaaaattgtgccacacattttTTGTACCACACcagttgtaggtacctaaagggaGGCTATCCCaatatcccggcgcctctaccACCACCATCAAGCAAAAAAAGAGCGCCGGGACCCACTGTCATATGTGGTACAACCTGCCAGCATAATATTGCACCATGCACAAACACAAGAACAGCGCTGACTTTCAGCTGCAACCCTGATTCAGGACCATGATCAGggatttgagtaggtacctctgcagaaaattaagaaaaaacttaaattgttTCAGAGATGCGGAATCTATGCAGACTGCTTgagaaaaaaccgaccaagtgcgagtcggactcgcgcactgagggttccgtactcgggtatttttttcgacaatatgcacgaaaaatcaaaaactgttaagcataaaaataaataaaagtctgttttagaatgtacaggtaaagcctattcatatgatatcctacttggtatagttatcatattactttgaaaattgaaaatacgaattatttgtttatgaacaaaactttttttttgtgacgtaaccacaagttcacggtttacggaattttcctttctttgtgctataatacctacctacctacctgccaaatttcatgactctagatcaacgggaagtagacacgacagacagacaacgaagtgatcctataaggaatccttttttccttttgaggtacagtctacggaaccctaaaaaagaaaactttCAGCTAATGGATTGTTTTTATTGgtgtaatttttatttgaattgtaTAACGTTagctattaaaattttaaaacaaagaaacttttgctttattaataaacaaataataattcacctaggtaggtaccacaatgaattaggtaggtaagtacgtaaTAACTGGGAAACTAAAATCAGATACTTAACGAAGTTCAACTATATAGGTGGGTAGGTAGATAAATATTAATTGCAACGATTAACGTTTATGTTAAAGTTTATAATTACTCCTTTATTAGTAAAGTTTAAAGGAGAAGTTAACAAGAACGATTAAAGTTTGTTAAGAACCTTTTACGATTTATTATTTCCACAGTGAGTAACTTTACGTGATGTTTTACAAAGCcgtgatgtttttattttatcacatatgtttgtaaatgttgtattaacttataattggcgactacatttagtaagtaatattttcagaattaagttttttttaaatgtattagtgtaagtagccgttagttaatttaataaataaaataaaaaaataaaaataaaaccgaatgcCCACTTAGTGAACTAGGTCTTTTATACTTTTGGCTCAACGTCAATCGTAGAATTTCATTAAAAGGCCTAAACTTAGCCATAAATTGCTTTTCATCATAGTTAACATCTTACCATCTCTTGACCTGATCTTGAATTTCAAGTCTTGTACTTAGATGAGTGAGTTTTACAAACTCACTAGCCTACCTAGTGAAAGTTTTTGGTTTTAACGTTCCACATCCAGGGGCATCTTCCTAGAGGTAAAAAAAACCATATCtagaaataaaagtaggtaattgTAGACTAGCagtcaaaattataataaaacctaTCCTATCTGTAATCGGTACATAAATACTTACCAACGTTAAGTATCAATATGTTAAAAACTGTATGGTCTTTGTGACAAATAACAACATTGTTAAGTAATCTATCGACAGGTTACAGTTAGATTGATTAGTTATTAATTTCGactgtaaataggtaggtaactaatagATAAATGATTGGTTTTCGATGCAGAGAAAAACCAAACATTTATCTAAGTAACTGTAGGATagtgttagtaggtatagatttataacagtaaacttaattttttagaTGTTGAAACATTTCAAACTAACCACTGATAAAGCGGAATCCGTTATGGATAAAGTATCAAACTACACGCACTTTATGCAAGTGCCTCTCAAGTGTGTTGGCTGCTGGGAATGGTACCAGAAACCCCTAAATGAATTCCAGATTGGCGTCAATAACATCTACTTGAGCTTCAGTTTGTTCGTCCTGGCTAACTTATTGCTTTCTTTAATCGTGCACTTGTATTGCGAGTGGACTGATATTATGGCAAGTTTGGAGATAATGGCCGATGGACTGCCTCTAGTCGCCTCAGTCTTTATTGTCTCTTACTTCGCCATCTATAGAAGCGAGCTGTATGAATTGTTGAATTTCATGAATGGAAACTTCAAGTGGCATTCTGCTAGAGGTTTGACTAACATGACAATGACGAAAGCCTATAAAACATCAAGGAAGTTTAGCTATTTCTACACAGCGTGTACAATGTTTAGTATTGCAACGTACGTGTTTATGCCTGTTGTGGTTCACTGTAAGTAGCTATTTACAAGTAATTAAGTCCTTAATTAATgagcattattttattttaatacttagtaggtaatattattattattttattttaatacttagtaggtaagatTTTGTTCTCAATTTTGTACTTTTACCTACTTTTAGTTTAAATCAACAAGTCTTCTACCTGCTTCGAATCTTAAGTGCCTATACGTACTTACATGAAAGATTTATTGTTAAACGGccgaataattaataataataattaatatatgtaatctgtcgataaattacttgcaacgttgttatttgtcaagaaTCGTATacgttttaaccgacttcttatGGTCCGACAAATGACAACGTTGCTAAGAACAGATTACagatatcattatttatttctgtagtacctacctaagtataggaACTCCTAAGTtgatatgtaggtacgtacttttGATAGTGTGGACAAACCAACCGCTCCAGCATTGGATCTATAAGGATGTGACTCAAGGGCTGATCGTGCGGCTGATATTCTTACGGCAGTGCATTGCACAGGCTTTAGTTGGGCTCGCTGTTGGGCAATTCGGTGAgattttgattaattttattgctaACATGTTTTTTGATTCTGCGTTTTTACTGAATTTAAATCTCTTAACATTTCGTATCAGAACAAATCACCGCCGCGTAGATTAGGACGCATATTCAGATAAAACTGCAGACTCATTCAGTGTAAAAGCACCTTATCTATTTTTTGCCTGGGTAGGTGATTTTGCTGACCAACCGAGATGACGTCATTAGCACTAAATCTCAATGACATACACCGATAAGACATGGACACCGCAATTCAGTTATTTCTTGAACATTTTACTTAGTGAACAACTAAATTATACTTACGTCCACTAAGTTACGCAAGAGGCCTGCGgtctttttaacagacttccaaaaaggaggtggttctcaattcgaccgtttttcttttttttatgtatgtaggtaggtacattgttttttttcaggtttctggaccgatttgcaaatttttttttgaaacatGCTTTTAGGTACATTGTTCGCTTGTAACGCCATACTTCTCTGCGGTCAGCTGGATCTCCTTTGCTGTAGCCTTCGAAATGTTCGATACACCGCGTTGTTACAACATGGAGTGAACCACAGCGTACTGGCAAGCCAGTTTAGTGACATCGAGCTGGATGAAGAGCACAGCTACTTGTATAATCGAGCGGAGATGAGCGACTCCTGTTACCATTATAACAAGAAATGGGTTGGTTTCATAAGATTAGCTTCCACTCAACAAAACTGGTCCAGTTAGTTTCAGGTAAAAAGAGGTTTGACCTTGAACCTGCGCAGTGAATTGAATGTATcgatctactagctgatgcccatgacttcgtccgcgtggaattaggttttttaaaaatcccgtgggaactctttggttttccgagataagtatgtacctatgcctaatgtaatgtaaaaaagtagcctatgtcactctccaggtcttttttatctatacccatgcaaaaaatcacgtcaatccgttgcacggttgtgacgtgattgaaggacaaaccaacaatcaaacacactttcgcatttacttataataagggtaggtactgatttggCGGTGCCTACGCAGAGGGCTCGTCAGTGAACCTTACGTTTTCCGCACAGTTGAATAATAGGTACTCGTAGACGCATTCCCTCCACAGCTCTTTTTACCTGGAACTGTAATCAAGTcagaattaaaattttatctacATATATTACGAATGGAATCCATGTTAGGCACCAAGTTGCGATTTGGCGCCCGATATGAGATCTTTTGCAAAGATTGTTTGGTTCTGCTGGAAACCAAATTAATGGAAATATTTTGCGACACTTTTTGTACAGAGTTTCTGCTACTTACTACCGACTACGTACTTATTTTCTTTACACAATTAACGTGGTATGCTTTATCTAAGAGGGTAGGCAACAATATCCTGTTGATTTAATTACcttttaacataattttttttatttttgtgcagaCAAACAAAGGAAACAAGATGCACTTCGgtaaaattttcataattattataagttccttaaaataaattcaatacaCGTAGATGACGTAGACTTTTTTATTTCACAGATATCTACAGTTCGGTATATGATAATGCTACAACCGCAGCGCTGAAAGATTGTACTCTAATGTCGCAAGTTGTGCTAGAATATCATAACCGTTTCGAGAAGTTTGTATCCCCGTTGCTGGCGTTGCGGGTTGTACAGGTCACACTGTATCTCTGCACATTGCTGTATGCTGCTACTTCAGTGAGTAGACTCGAcagaattcagaataggtacctacgcataGAAGTGGTAGGTATTTACGTTTCTTTAGATGCTGTAGATAAACGttaatttgaattatttttataagagTGAGTTGCTTACAATTGACACACCATTTCTATAAGGTCAGATACACATTGTAGATAAGCTGTAGGTACTCATTACAGTATAGATCActctcttttttagggttccgtacctcaaaaggaaaaacggaacccttataggatcactttgttgtctgtctgtcaagaaacctacagggtacttcccgttgacctagtaacttgaaatttggtaggtacctaggtagatcttatagcgtacatttggggtaaaatctgaaaaccgtgaatttagggttaaatcacacaaaaaaaattaaattgcggtcatgaactaataattagtattttcaactttcgaagtgagtgactatatcaagtggggtatcatatgaaaggtattcacctgtacattctaaaacagatttttatttatttttatgcatcatagtttttgaattatcgtgcaaaatgtcgaaaaaatatgactgtaatacggaaccctcattgcgcgagcctgactcgcacttggccggtttttttgcatgAGATTAGGTAGAGAGAGTGCTATATTAACTTGATGTCGTGGATAGGGTACAGTGGTAGATAGATAACTTAGGTAACTAAAAAATTAACtggcaatatttttaatttatttcagaaATTAGATATGGTAACCGTTGAGTACTTGGTCGCTGTTTCGTTAGATATGTTTGTTTATTGCTATTTTGGAAACCAAATTATCTTACAGGCAAgtaaatatttcataataatgaATAACAATGATAATGAAGAAAGTTTTGTAAAATACTTAGTAGAAAATGGTGCAATCTCCTAATGTTatgtgataagtaggtacctaagtcctAATGTGCCATCCTTCTCACAATATTAAATAACCTATATTAACGATAAACGGCCGaaattttaatcaataaaataaagaatattgattgatctatctgtaatctgtcgataagttacttagcaacgttgttatttgtcaaaaaagaccATAGGTACAATTTTTGACATTGCTAAGTAGTTGAGTTCAACAGAGGGGTAATTccatagattaataattattggtttcgctataTGGGTAATTCCATATGTGACTGACTCTATTTACGTTATTTTTAGAATACcactatttttatgtttaaatattGAAACCCAACGTTAAttttgagattgtgtacaaccaaATTAGCACGTTATGTTACATATTCGGCGACAAGTACCTTATTCATCGAAACTAgcctaagtaggtagttagataCCTAGAGATTAAAAAATTCTTACCTCCCCATCTTTTTGTTGTGTTCAAGGCCGACCGAGTATCACTGGCAGCGTACCAATGCACTTGGTTTTCAATGGGCGTGAAACCACGGCGGTTGTTGCTTAACATCTTGCTGGCCCACCACAAACCTATGCTGGTGCAAGCTGGTGGCCTCTTGCCGATGAATCTGAAGACTTTTGTCCTGGTAACGTAGCTAAACATCTTAGGGTGACCAATCAACATTGAACTATGCTGCGTTGTTCTCAGCTAATTTTCTGGTGCtttgttttttaaacaaacattGAAACATTGAGCTGCGCGGTGTGCTATGCTGATTGCTGTGCGACTGCGACATGCATTTGCACAAGTGCAACCGAGATAGTAAACAGTGAGGGAGCCAGCACGTATCGCATGATACCTGCTGTTTGAAACACAGCACAGCCGTACAAAGCGCAGCGCAGCAAGGTTTGTTTGTTTCTTCattataatctgatacttaaatctggtactgatgattaatatttttctgtttCAGATTATAAAAACCTCATTCTCCTATTATACTTTGCTGGTGAAAGTCAACGAGTAATGTATATTTTATCATGGCGTATTCCATTATAATCCCACTCTCTTGCTCCCGGTGGGAACGAGAGAGTGGGATTATAACAATTAAGAGCATAAAGTATACTCTAAGTTTCCGATGTTATAATTAATGGAGTAAGCCTATTTTATATTGTTAAATATAAAAGgtgaaagagaccccccaccatagtggtggtctcttctcggcgaccggggcccgtcgacggagccccgctgcgcggggctccttttttctgggtggtaaaaaaagaaataacacacgaaggggatggcggggtcttacttttgaatttttttcaattaatta
Proteins encoded in this window:
- the LOC117985007 gene encoding odorant receptor 83a-like, with product MFVNVVLTYNWRLHLMLKHFKLTTDKAESVMDKVSNYTHFMQVPLKCVGCWEWYQKPLNEFQIGVNNIYLSFSLFVLANLLLSLIVHLYCEWTDIMASLEIMADGLPLVASVFIVSYFAIYRSELYELLNFMNGNFKWHSARGLTNMTMTKAYKTSRKFSYFYTACTMFSIATYVFMPVVVHLWTNQPLQHWIYKDVTQGLIVRLIFLRQCIAQALVGLAVGQFGTLFACNAILLCGQLDLLCCSLRNVRYTALLQHGVNHSVLASQFSDIELDEEHSYLYNRAEMSDSCYHYNKKWTNKGNKMHFDIYSSVYDNATTAALKDCTLMSQVVLEYHNRFEKFVSPLLALRVVQVTLYLCTLLYAATSKLDMVTVEYLVAVSLDMFVYCYFGNQIILQADRVSLAAYQCTWFSMGVKPRRLLLNILLAHHKPMLVQAGGLLPMNLKTFVLIIKTSFSYYTLLVKVNE